A window from Zingiber officinale cultivar Zhangliang chromosome 7A, Zo_v1.1, whole genome shotgun sequence encodes these proteins:
- the LOC122001487 gene encoding leucine-rich repeat extensin-like protein 3, with translation MGVIVKDTMEVCSAEEIFSSPEWYDGQRDLDMPRSSPPPPPSPPRPPPSPSLASRPPSPDPQMLCDSIALIAALSSQLSDQLRSIKMDPLLQSSVLNSLPLNLKLPSVDPSFSSQPHPFQSLIPSHVRPSSSIHSAVAPISNAFLSAPSHPSDSEFTKPSYTSSVGGRGLSNIPKASPSPLGESVYHSLPSNLPVEKDTFDKEYIGLVNSSSHPGDPSLLSPPTNIRVKISPPPPPPPPPPPPLIKYTNKHIADTLPSSCVEVDNASSHLPLMPQIVQSSSSPKTHNVHLTSPPLRSPPTLSSPLLPSPSESVERTNLPILHSKIDEASHSVQYIGVVEKDLSPPPPISNLKESQLSPPPPFPGFCGLPSSLPPPVVQSSKQLEAFREASSPPPPTTMIGVQSLPLQLPSLPLKSMLRGAELSAQAEEQILEANERKVGKVRFIPINNEHGENLDDKGVTRKVDKQADKAINELDVKEE, from the exons ATGGGAGTTATAGTTAAGGACACGATGGAAGTTTGCTCGGCAGAAGAGATCTTTAGTAGTCCTGAATGGTACGATGGGCAAAGGGATCTTGATATGCCTCGCTCATCCCCACCACCTCCTCCATCGCCACCACGACCACCTCCATCACCATCCTTAGCTTCTCGTCCCCCAAGTCCGGATCCTCAGATGCTATGTGATTCTATTGCTCTGATTGCCGCTTTATCTTCACAATTGTCTGATCAACTTCGGTCTATTAAAATGGATCCTCTATTGCAATCTTCAGTTTTAAATTCATTACCTTTGAATTTAAAGCTACCTTCAGTAGACCCATCCTTCTCATCCCAACCACATCCTTTTCAATCTCTTATTCCTTCACATGTCCGACCCTCTTCTTCTATTCATTCTGCTGTAGCTCCCATTTCTAATGCATTTTTGTCAGCACCATCTCATCCTTCTGATTCTGAATTTACTAAACCTTCTTATACATCATCAGTAGGTGGAAGAGGGTTAAGTAACATTCCCAAGGCCTCGCCATCTCCTCTGGGAGAGAGTGTTTATCATTCCCTACCTTCAAATTTACCTGTAGAGAAGGATACATTTGATAAAGAATATATTGGACTTGTCAATTCCTCATCACATCCAGGAGACCCATCTCTACTTTCTCCTCCTACAAATATACGAGTTAAAATTTCGCCTCcacctccgcctccgcctccgcctccacCTCCATTGATTAAATATACTAACAAGCATATTGCAGACACATTGCCATCCTCTTGTGTTGAAGTTGACAATGCATCATCACATTTACCTCTGATGCCACAGATAGTGCAATCATCTTCTTCCCCAAAAACACATAATGTGCATTTAACATCACCTCCATTACGTTCTCCACCGACTCTGTCATCTCCACTTCTGCCGTCACCTTCTGAAAGTGTTGAGAGAACAAATCTACCAATTTTACATAGCAAGATAGATGAAGCTTCACATTCAGTGCAATATATTGGAGTAGTTGAAAAAGACCTAAGTCCACCTCCTCCTATAAGTAATTTGAAAGAATCTCAACTATCACCACCACCTCCTTTTCCTGGATTTTGTGGATTACCTTCATCTTTGCCTCCTCCAGTAGTCCAAAGTTCAAAACAATTAGAAGCATTTCGAGAAGCTTCTAGTCCACCACCTCCTACTACTATGATCGGTGTGCAAAGTTTGCCACTACAGCTGCCATCACTTCCTTTAAAATCAATGTTACGTGGGGCTGAGCTGAGCGCCCAGGCAGAAGAACAG ATACTTGAAGCTAATGAAAGAAAGGTTGGTAAAGTTCGTTTTATACCAATCAACAATGAGCATGGAGAAAACTTAGATGATAAGGGCGTGACTCGAAAAGTGGATAAGCAAGCAGACAAAGCCATAAATGAACTGGATGTAAAAGAAgaatag